The Polymorphobacter megasporae genome window below encodes:
- the rpoZ gene encoding DNA-directed RNA polymerase subunit omega gives MARVTVEDCVDKIPNRFELVLMAGTRARQISSGAEILLDRDRDKNPVVALREIAEQKVVPAVLQEALVSSMQRVIQGEDDAPDAVGSLSASAEALRLTAAQPPRNQNLGPDYE, from the coding sequence ATGGCGCGTGTCACAGTCGAAGATTGCGTCGACAAGATCCCCAACCGCTTCGAACTCGTGCTGATGGCGGGAACTCGCGCGCGGCAGATTTCGAGCGGTGCCGAGATCCTGCTCGACCGCGACCGCGACAAGAATCCCGTCGTCGCGCTCCGCGAGATCGCCGAGCAGAAGGTGGTGCCCGCCGTGCTGCAAGAGGCGCTGGTGTCGTCGATGCAGCGCGTCATCCAGGGCGAAGACGATGCCCCCGACGCGGTCGGCTCGCTGTCGGCATCGGCGGAGGCGCTGCGGCTCACTGCTGCCCAGCCGCCGCGTAACCAGAATTTGGGTCCGGATTACGAATAG
- the rpsD gene encoding 30S ribosomal protein S4: MSKRANAKYKLDRRMGENIWGRPKSPVNKREYGPGQHGQRRKGKVSDFGIQLRAKQKLKGYYGDVTERQFRATYAEAVRMKGDTSQNLIGLLEQRLDMVIFRAKFAPTIFAARQIVNHGHILVNGRRCNIASAKVKPGDVIELGTKAKEMALVLEAMGLAERETPEYVQVDGAKATYVRVPTLDEVPYAVRMEPNLVVEFYSR, from the coding sequence ATGTCGAAGCGCGCTAACGCGAAATACAAGCTCGATCGCCGCATGGGCGAGAATATCTGGGGCCGCCCGAAGTCGCCGGTCAACAAGCGCGAATACGGTCCCGGCCAGCACGGCCAGCGCCGCAAGGGCAAGGTTTCCGACTTCGGCATCCAGCTCCGCGCCAAGCAGAAGCTCAAGGGCTATTACGGCGACGTCACCGAGCGGCAGTTCCGCGCGACCTATGCCGAAGCCGTCCGCATGAAGGGCGACACCTCGCAGAACCTGATCGGCCTGCTTGAGCAGCGTCTCGACATGGTCATCTTCCGCGCCAAGTTCGCCCCGACGATCTTCGCCGCGCGCCAGATCGTCAACCACGGTCACATCCTCGTCAACGGCCGCCGCTGCAACATCGCCTCGGCAAAGGTTAAGCCGGGCGACGTGATCGAACTCGGCACCAAGGCCAAGGAAATGGCGCTGGTCCTCGAAGCGATGGGCCTCGCCGAGCGCGAGACGCCCGAGTACGTCCAGGTGGACGGCGCCAAGGCGACCTACGTCCGCGTCCCGACGCTCGACGAAGTGCCGTACGCTGTGCGCATGGAGCCGAACCTGGTCGTGGAATTCTATTCGCGTTAA
- a CDS encoding RelA/SpoT family protein, which yields MLRQYELVDRVLAYDPDADEDLLNRAYVFSIQAHGSQLRASGDPYFSHPIEVAGILTELKLDAETIATGILHDTIEDTVATTEQIERLFGANVARLVDGVTKLSKIEAQTENERAAENLRKFLLAMSDDIRVLLVKLADRLHNMRTLHFIKSEEKRRRIARETMDIYAPLAERIGLYGFMDELQALSFKHLEPEGYDSIVKRLELLRAGGGDMVARITSGIKLLLGQSGIEADVRGREKRPFSIWKKMQDRRMAFENLPDVMAFRVVVPDTAGAYRALGIIHQRWPAVPGRFKDFISTPKRNGYRSLHTTVMHSERVRIEIQIRTAEMDREAEFGLAAHWAYKQGDDGAPARHAYPWLRDLIEILDQASTPEELLEHTRLAMFQDQVFAFTPKGELIQLPAGSCPVDFAYAVHTDLGDTCVGSKVNGRVVPLRTPLANGDQVEILRSKAQHPDPLWEGFVVSVKARSAVRRFVRQQQRSQQLKMGRTLYDEVVARLKLPLSDDAVTAGLARLKLIDRNALYLALARATVSDTAVLEAVLPGSTANLKTKKRGKAGPRAPISIRGLTPGVAFQLADCCHPIPGDRIVGVACPGTGIEVHGIDCANLADPGEGEWLDLHWGEETESAVARLFAVVHNQPGSLAALTAILAHHGANIVNLTLKERDRAFHGFVVDIEVDDLAHLTNIIAALRATQAVVSVERVKA from the coding sequence ATGTTGCGCCAGTACGAACTTGTCGATCGCGTCCTCGCGTACGATCCCGATGCCGACGAGGACTTGCTCAACCGCGCCTATGTCTTCTCGATCCAGGCGCACGGGTCGCAACTGCGCGCGAGCGGCGACCCGTATTTCAGCCACCCGATCGAAGTCGCGGGCATCCTGACCGAATTGAAGCTCGACGCCGAGACGATCGCCACCGGCATCCTCCATGACACGATCGAGGACACCGTCGCCACCACCGAGCAGATCGAGCGGCTGTTCGGCGCGAACGTCGCGCGGCTGGTCGACGGCGTCACCAAATTATCGAAGATCGAGGCGCAGACCGAAAATGAGCGCGCCGCCGAGAACCTCCGCAAGTTCCTGCTGGCGATGTCCGACGACATTCGCGTCCTGCTCGTCAAGCTCGCCGACCGGCTGCACAACATGCGGACGCTCCATTTCATCAAGTCCGAGGAAAAGCGCCGCCGGATCGCACGCGAGACGATGGACATCTACGCGCCGCTCGCCGAGCGTATCGGCCTGTACGGCTTCATGGACGAGCTCCAGGCGCTGAGCTTCAAGCATCTCGAGCCAGAGGGCTACGATTCGATCGTCAAGCGCCTCGAACTGTTACGGGCCGGCGGCGGCGACATGGTCGCGCGGATCACCAGCGGCATTAAACTGCTGCTCGGCCAGAGCGGGATCGAGGCCGACGTCCGCGGGCGCGAGAAACGCCCGTTCTCGATCTGGAAGAAGATGCAGGATCGCCGCATGGCGTTCGAGAACCTGCCCGATGTCATGGCCTTCCGCGTCGTCGTCCCCGACACCGCGGGCGCGTATCGCGCGCTCGGCATCATCCACCAGCGCTGGCCGGCGGTGCCGGGGCGGTTCAAGGACTTTATCTCGACGCCGAAGCGCAACGGCTATCGCTCGCTCCACACGACGGTGATGCACAGCGAGCGAGTGCGGATCGAGATCCAAATTCGGACCGCCGAGATGGACCGCGAGGCTGAATTCGGGCTGGCAGCGCATTGGGCGTACAAGCAGGGGGACGATGGCGCCCCTGCCCGCCACGCCTATCCGTGGCTGCGCGACCTGATCGAAATCCTCGACCAGGCGTCGACGCCCGAGGAACTGCTCGAGCACACCCGCCTCGCGATGTTCCAGGATCAGGTCTTCGCCTTCACGCCTAAGGGCGAGCTAATCCAGCTGCCGGCGGGGTCGTGCCCGGTCGATTTCGCCTATGCCGTTCATACCGATCTTGGCGACACCTGCGTCGGGTCGAAGGTCAACGGCCGCGTCGTGCCGCTGCGGACCCCGCTGGCGAACGGCGACCAGGTCGAAATCCTGCGGTCGAAGGCGCAGCATCCCGATCCGTTGTGGGAAGGCTTCGTCGTCTCGGTCAAGGCGCGCTCGGCGGTCCGGCGCTTCGTCCGCCAGCAGCAGCGCAGCCAGCAGCTCAAGATGGGGCGGACGCTATACGACGAGGTCGTCGCGCGGTTGAAGCTGCCGCTGTCCGACGACGCCGTCACCGCCGGGCTGGCGCGGCTCAAGCTCATCGATCGCAACGCGCTGTATTTGGCGCTGGCGCGGGCGACGGTCAGCGACACCGCGGTGCTCGAGGCAGTGCTGCCGGGGTCAACCGCCAATCTCAAGACGAAGAAACGCGGCAAGGCGGGACCGCGCGCGCCGATTTCGATCCGCGGACTGACTCCCGGCGTGGCGTTCCAACTCGCCGATTGCTGCCACCCGATCCCCGGCGATCGCATTGTCGGCGTCGCCTGCCCCGGGACCGGCATCGAAGTCCACGGCATCGATTGCGCCAACCTCGCCGATCCCGGTGAAGGCGAATGGCTCGACCTCCACTGGGGCGAGGAGACCGAAAGTGCGGTCGCCCGGCTGTTCGCGGTCGTCCACAACCAGCCCGGTAGCCTCGCCGCGCTGACCGCGATTCTCGCGCATCACGGCGCGAACATCGTCAACCTGACGTTGAAGGAGCGCGACCGTGCGTTCCACGGCTTCGTCGTCGATATCGAGGTCGACGACCTCGCGCATTTGACCAACATCATCGCGGCGTTGCGCGCGACGCAGGCGGTGGTCAGCGTCGAGCGGGTCAAGGCGTAG
- a CDS encoding DsbA family protein: protein MINGLRISTALALVLVASCGAGDPAERIDTKDRAAIEAIVRDYILKHPEIIPEAINGMQARDVSKLLSSNRSEIETAFPGAVAGNPKGDVTLVEFFDYACPYCRAGHADVRKLIADDPKLRVVYRDFPVLSEASGEAAMAALSAASQGKYLAFHDRMFETPGKVDRERTIAVVRASGLNEVRTAKDLTSPALKAEIAKNLDLGRALGLTGTPTYIVGDRILSGAVGYAKLAEAIAAARAAKAA from the coding sequence ATGATCAACGGCTTACGGATTTCGACGGCGCTCGCCTTGGTGCTCGTCGCGAGCTGCGGCGCGGGCGACCCGGCGGAGCGGATTGACACCAAGGACCGCGCCGCGATCGAGGCGATCGTCCGCGACTACATCCTCAAGCATCCCGAGATCATCCCTGAGGCGATCAACGGGATGCAGGCCCGTGATGTGTCGAAGCTGCTTAGCAGCAACCGCAGCGAGATCGAGACCGCCTTTCCCGGCGCGGTCGCGGGCAACCCCAAGGGCGACGTCACCCTCGTCGAGTTCTTCGACTATGCCTGCCCGTATTGCCGCGCGGGCCACGCCGACGTCCGCAAGCTGATCGCCGACGACCCCAAGCTCCGCGTCGTCTACCGCGACTTCCCGGTCTTGTCCGAAGCCTCGGGCGAGGCGGCGATGGCGGCGTTGTCGGCGGCGAGCCAGGGCAAGTATCTTGCCTTCCACGACCGCATGTTCGAGACCCCGGGCAAGGTCGATCGCGAGCGGACGATCGCGGTCGTTCGGGCATCCGGGCTCAACGAGGTGCGGACCGCGAAGGACCTGACCAGCCCGGCGCTCAAGGCGGAAATCGCCAAGAACCTCGACCTCGGCCGCGCGCTCGGGCTGACCGGCACCCCCACTTATATCGTCGGCGATCGCATCCTCAGCGGCGCGGTCGGTTATGCCAAACTTGCCGAGGCGATCGCGGCGGCGCGAGCGGCCAAGGCTGCATGA
- the pyrE gene encoding orotate phosphoribosyltransferase — protein sequence MTDADIIAEFRAAEALLEGHFILSSGLRSARYLQCARVLMDPARAARLCAALVVKLPTAVRESVTAVVSPAMGGVIVGYEIARQLGVASMFVERPTGTFELRRGFALTPGEKVLMVEDVVTTGLSSREAIVAITAAGGEVVHAACLVDRSDGAADVGVPLTALLGLAVPSYAADALPPELAAIPAVKPGSRAA from the coding sequence ATGACCGACGCCGATATCATCGCCGAATTCCGCGCCGCGGAGGCGCTTCTTGAGGGGCATTTCATCCTGTCGTCGGGGTTGCGCTCGGCGCGCTATCTCCAGTGCGCGCGGGTGCTGATGGACCCAGCGCGAGCGGCGCGGCTGTGCGCCGCGCTCGTCGTCAAGCTGCCGACGGCGGTGCGCGAAAGCGTCACTGCGGTGGTGTCGCCGGCGATGGGCGGGGTGATCGTCGGATATGAGATCGCGCGCCAGCTCGGCGTCGCCTCGATGTTCGTCGAGCGGCCGACGGGGACGTTCGAACTGCGCCGCGGCTTCGCGCTGACGCCGGGAGAAAAGGTGCTGATGGTCGAGGACGTCGTGACGACCGGGCTGAGCTCGCGCGAGGCGATTGTCGCCATCACCGCGGCCGGGGGCGAGGTCGTCCACGCCGCGTGCCTTGTCGACCGCAGCGACGGGGCCGCCGATGTCGGCGTGCCGCTGACCGCGTTGCTCGGGCTCGCGGTGCCGAGCTATGCCGCCGATGCGCTGCCCCCCGAACTCGCCGCGATCCCGGCGGTCAAGCCGGGCAGCCGCGCGGCATGA
- a CDS encoding CsgG/HfaB family protein: MIVALASPALAQIKSTHSETAEATRARATNELPVCAKPLGTIAVSEPETKWWGGLGLGSPEALIRVYIQKSHCFRLVNRSQAGMAAMERERALNAGGEMRRGGTIGKGQMVEADFTVIPDIVTGNGNKGGLNVGGLIGGMLGGSVGGLIGGINVKKRSANVVLNIVNNKSSEEFVAEGQSKKTDLGWGGAGGIFGGGGLAAGGASGYDNTEIGQVIALAYLDAYTKMSGELGGQLGQFASQQQAAKAVAMKRPGRMYAAASLKSKVLKSLDPGALLYPTGTKQDGFWEVEDELGTKGWVAEAAIEVAR, encoded by the coding sequence TTGATCGTCGCGCTGGCATCTCCGGCGCTTGCTCAGATCAAGTCGACGCATAGCGAGACCGCGGAGGCGACGCGCGCCCGGGCGACCAACGAACTGCCGGTCTGCGCCAAGCCGCTCGGCACGATCGCGGTGTCGGAGCCCGAGACGAAATGGTGGGGCGGGCTCGGCCTCGGCTCCCCCGAGGCTTTGATTCGCGTCTACATCCAGAAGTCGCACTGCTTCCGGCTGGTTAACCGCAGCCAGGCCGGCATGGCGGCGATGGAGCGCGAGCGCGCGCTCAATGCCGGCGGCGAGATGCGGCGCGGCGGGACGATCGGCAAGGGCCAGATGGTCGAAGCCGACTTCACCGTCATTCCCGACATCGTCACCGGCAATGGCAACAAAGGTGGCCTCAACGTCGGCGGCCTGATCGGCGGTATGCTCGGCGGGTCGGTCGGCGGGCTGATCGGCGGGATCAACGTCAAGAAGCGCTCGGCGAACGTCGTCCTCAACATCGTCAACAACAAGTCGTCGGAGGAATTCGTCGCCGAGGGTCAGTCGAAGAAGACCGATCTCGGCTGGGGCGGAGCGGGTGGCATCTTTGGCGGCGGCGGGCTCGCGGCGGGCGGTGCGTCGGGGTACGACAATACCGAGATCGGGCAGGTCATCGCGCTCGCCTATCTCGACGCCTACACCAAGATGAGCGGCGAACTCGGCGGCCAGCTCGGGCAGTTCGCCAGCCAGCAGCAGGCAGCTAAGGCGGTCGCTATGAAGCGGCCCGGCCGGATGTACGCGGCGGCATCGCTCAAGTCGAAGGTACTGAAGTCGCTCGATCCGGGGGCGCTGCTCTATCCGACCGGGACCAAGCAGGACGGCTTCTGGGAGGTCGAGGACGAACTCGGCACCAAGGGCTGGGTCGCCGAGGCTGCGATCGAGGTCGCGCGGTAA
- a CDS encoding M48 family metalloprotease, translated as MPARLIARAALTLGAVAMLLGTTAPAAAQSVLRDAETESLFRDVARPLIIAAGLTPASVQIVLVGDPEINAFVSGGQNIFVFSGLIENADNVNQLQGVLAHELGHIAGGHNVRSNEGIGPATHISILSLVAAVALVAVGAGDAGIAALGLGTATAQSQYLAFSRDQESRADQAGAVFLGKAGESGRGSLEFFNKLLGQEYRLGLKQDNAYNRTHPLDGQRIAYLEAVYKASPAWTTPPDPKLDARFQRVKAKLAGFIEEPQRTFQMYPEGLKTEPARYAHAYAYHKSAYPDAAVAEVDALLALHPADPYYLELKGQILLESGKIAESLPILRAAVAAAPTEPLIATLLGHALVSTENAADFAEAKPLLRKAVVRDRENPDAWYQLGVIYDREGDTARAALATAERFDLQGEPRQAAANAKIALRGLSPGTTDWLRADDIAQVAQNDLVKKKHR; from the coding sequence ATGCCCGCCCGTCTGATCGCCCGTGCCGCGCTGACTCTCGGCGCGGTGGCGATGCTGCTTGGCACCACCGCCCCCGCCGCCGCGCAGTCGGTCCTTCGCGATGCCGAGACCGAGTCGTTGTTCCGTGACGTCGCACGCCCGCTGATCATCGCCGCGGGCCTGACCCCGGCATCGGTCCAGATCGTCCTTGTCGGCGATCCCGAGATCAACGCCTTCGTCTCGGGCGGGCAGAACATTTTCGTCTTCTCGGGGCTGATCGAGAACGCCGACAACGTCAACCAGCTCCAGGGCGTCCTCGCGCACGAACTCGGCCACATCGCCGGGGGGCATAATGTCCGCTCGAACGAGGGCATCGGCCCGGCGACGCACATCTCGATCCTTTCGCTCGTCGCCGCGGTCGCGCTCGTTGCGGTCGGCGCGGGCGATGCCGGGATCGCCGCGCTCGGGCTCGGCACCGCGACCGCGCAGAGCCAGTATCTCGCGTTCAGCCGCGACCAGGAAAGCCGCGCCGACCAGGCCGGCGCGGTCTTCCTTGGCAAGGCGGGAGAATCGGGGCGCGGCAGCCTCGAATTCTTCAACAAGCTGCTCGGCCAGGAGTATCGCCTCGGGCTCAAGCAGGACAATGCGTATAACCGTACTCACCCGCTCGACGGTCAGCGGATCGCGTACCTCGAAGCGGTCTACAAAGCGTCCCCGGCCTGGACTACACCGCCCGACCCCAAGCTCGATGCGCGGTTCCAGCGGGTCAAGGCGAAACTCGCCGGCTTCATCGAGGAGCCGCAGCGCACCTTCCAGATGTACCCCGAGGGCCTCAAGACCGAACCCGCGCGCTACGCCCACGCGTATGCCTATCACAAGTCGGCATACCCCGACGCCGCCGTTGCCGAGGTCGATGCGCTGCTCGCGTTGCATCCGGCCGATCCATATTATCTCGAGCTCAAGGGGCAAATCCTGCTCGAGTCGGGCAAGATCGCGGAGTCGCTGCCGATCCTTCGCGCCGCCGTCGCCGCCGCCCCGACCGAGCCGCTGATCGCGACGCTGCTCGGCCACGCGCTCGTCAGCACCGAGAACGCCGCCGACTTCGCCGAGGCCAAGCCGCTGCTGCGCAAGGCAGTCGTCCGCGACCGCGAGAACCCTGATGCATGGTACCAGCTCGGCGTGATCTACGACCGCGAGGGCGACACCGCGCGCGCCGCGCTCGCTACTGCCGAGCGGTTCGACCTTCAGGGCGAGCCCAGGCAGGCGGCGGCGAACGCCAAGATCGCGCTCCGAGGCCTGTCGCCCGGCACGACCGACTGGCTTCGCGCCGACGATATCGCGCAAGTCGCGCAGAACGATTTAGTCAAGAAGAAGCACAGATGA